In a single window of the Candidatus Zixiibacteriota bacterium genome:
- a CDS encoding peptidylprolyl isomerase, giving the protein MNILRLTLIALALAILTGCGPAQISPETAPAQDNKENIVATADNYYELTMSQLTALMAKSAIVPHGGVVDTAEIARFLDSVVVDTLVGWAAYDVRLEDDYEQYRIYRMRYHDALIDQYLKDVVYNQVEVDSQEVVDFYNSRPDLFSEPEKIFVYHILLNPRGLKNGPDSLKYRYHSWEEVKQETARLAKEIRDHIDSRESFIEAARKYSHDTLSGNQGGVIGWAARGVYVHPFDSVAFALNPGETSQPYEDDNGWHLIYVDDRREAGVPPLNERQYMSAWVTLRTIKSNELGQSIFDTLFANMSLEYNEPLLDTNLYKVDKREWLAVVNGEDTLECNDALTAEYDLRLQKKISNTTPEQKREMLRGVAQKIALVQQARRLKVDENPDVVAAERFLRHKYSRIIVEREKKDFGWQPSDSMVEQYYQAHLDEFSPEKPLVVQHIIVQDSLFGDFIRSQAMSGYDFLDLAKEYYPGDEDVRAELADLGEIGRGDVPDAFYEAALRVMVGEVTHPVKTEYGYHVIKVVERREMLSLKDATPRIVQMFKKQHAEQVYRAFRDKLFAKYNVRLTGNLVPVELPPVTQRS; this is encoded by the coding sequence TTGAATATACTTCGACTAACCCTGATCGCCCTTGCTCTGGCGATACTGACTGGATGTGGCCCTGCGCAAATATCACCGGAAACAGCGCCGGCTCAAGATAACAAAGAAAACATCGTCGCTACCGCTGACAATTATTACGAACTCACCATGTCTCAACTTACCGCCCTGATGGCGAAAAGCGCAATCGTACCTCACGGAGGTGTGGTGGATACCGCCGAGATTGCCCGGTTTCTCGACAGTGTCGTGGTCGACACCCTCGTCGGCTGGGCCGCTTACGATGTCCGCCTTGAAGATGACTATGAACAGTATCGAATCTACCGGATGAGGTACCACGACGCTCTTATCGATCAGTATTTGAAGGATGTCGTCTATAATCAGGTTGAGGTTGATTCTCAGGAAGTGGTCGATTTCTATAACAGCCGGCCGGATCTCTTCAGCGAGCCGGAAAAGATATTTGTATATCACATCCTTTTAAATCCCAGAGGACTCAAAAACGGGCCCGATTCACTGAAATATCGTTATCATTCCTGGGAGGAAGTAAAACAGGAGACTGCCCGCCTGGCAAAGGAGATCCGGGACCATATCGATTCCAGGGAATCATTCATAGAGGCGGCCCGGAAGTATTCTCATGATACCCTTTCGGGCAATCAGGGGGGAGTGATAGGCTGGGCCGCCCGTGGTGTCTATGTTCATCCCTTTGACTCGGTAGCCTTTGCGCTGAATCCCGGCGAAACCTCCCAGCCGTACGAAGACGACAACGGTTGGCACCTTATCTACGTGGATGACCGGCGTGAAGCCGGCGTGCCACCCCTGAATGAGAGGCAATATATGTCGGCCTGGGTAACCCTGCGCACGATCAAGTCTAACGAACTGGGACAGTCCATCTTCGATACCCTGTTCGCCAATATGAGCCTCGAATACAATGAGCCGCTTTTGGATACGAATCTCTATAAGGTCGATAAACGAGAGTGGCTGGCCGTTGTCAACGGTGAGGATACCCTCGAGTGCAACGACGCCCTGACTGCAGAATACGATTTGAGACTGCAAAAGAAGATCAGCAATACCACGCCTGAACAAAAAAGAGAGATGCTCCGCGGCGTTGCGCAGAAAATCGCCCTGGTACAGCAGGCAAGAAGGCTGAAAGTTGATGAGAACCCCGATGTTGTGGCTGCGGAAAGATTCCTGCGTCATAAATATTCCAGGATCATCGTTGAAAGGGAGAAGAAAGATTTCGGCTGGCAACCGTCTGACAGTATGGTGGAACAGTATTACCAGGCGCATCTCGACGAATTCAGCCCGGAGAAGCCTCTGGTAGTCCAGCACATCATCGTACAGGACTCTTTGTTCGGTGACTTTATTCGCAGTCAGGCGATGTCAGGATATGATTTTCTGGACCTGGCCAAAGAGTACTATCCGGGCGACGAGGACGTGCGAGCCGAACTGGCGGACCTCGGGGAAATTGGCCGAGGCGATGTTCCTGATGCTTTCTACGAAGCAGCCCTGAGAGTCATGGTCGGAGAAGTTACTCATCCGGTCAAGACCGAGTATGGCTACCATGTTATCAAAGTGGTCGAACGACGCGAAATGCTGTCGCTCAAAGACGCCACTCCGCGAATAGTACAGATGTTCAAGAAGCAACATGCGGAGCAGGTCTACCGCGCTTTTCGAGATAAACTATTCGCTAAATATAACGTGCGTCTGACCGGAAACCTGGTACCGGTAGAACTGCCGCCGGTAACCCAACGAAGTTAG